The following are from one region of the Edaphobacter acidisoli genome:
- a CDS encoding prephenate dehydratase, with the protein MKIAIQGEMGSNSHMAAVAMLSDLRGLEIVACTVSAEVMAKVVAGSVDGAVLPIENSLHGSVAEHYDLLLEMPVRIERESLLRIRHNVIAAPGVKLGEVRKVMSHPVALSQCRKFLASHPELEVVPFYDTAGSVKHVMAAGLRDAAGLAPELAASWYGAEVLLPGVEDHADNFTRFHLIRRDGVVDGEFGPTGEPNKMSVAFAIDHRPGTLVAALERLAAAGVNLTKIESRPVPGSPWEYVFYVDARFDSRERAEAALAALREHCRMVKVLGRYRAA; encoded by the coding sequence GTGAAGATTGCGATTCAGGGCGAGATGGGGTCGAACAGCCACATGGCTGCGGTGGCGATGCTGAGCGACCTGCGGGGGCTGGAGATCGTGGCGTGCACGGTCTCGGCCGAGGTGATGGCGAAGGTGGTTGCGGGCAGTGTGGATGGGGCGGTGCTGCCGATTGAGAACAGTCTGCACGGGTCGGTGGCGGAGCACTACGACCTGCTGCTGGAGATGCCGGTGCGGATTGAGCGGGAGAGCTTGCTGCGGATCCGGCACAACGTGATCGCGGCGCCGGGGGTGAAGCTGGGTGAGGTGCGGAAGGTGATGTCGCACCCGGTGGCGCTGTCGCAGTGCAGGAAGTTCCTGGCGTCGCATCCGGAGCTGGAGGTGGTGCCGTTCTACGACACGGCGGGGAGCGTGAAGCACGTGATGGCGGCGGGGCTCCGGGATGCTGCGGGGCTGGCGCCGGAGTTGGCGGCCTCGTGGTACGGGGCTGAGGTGCTGCTCCCGGGAGTGGAGGACCATGCGGACAACTTCACGAGGTTCCACCTGATCCGGCGGGATGGGGTGGTGGATGGAGAGTTCGGGCCGACGGGTGAGCCGAACAAGATGAGTGTGGCGTTCGCGATCGACCACCGGCCGGGGACGCTGGTGGCGGCGCTGGAGCGGCTGGCGGCGGCGGGGGTGAATCTGACGAAGATCGAGTCGCGTCCGGTGCCGGGGAGTCCGTGGGAGTACGTCTTCTACGTGGACGCGCGGTTCGATAGCCGGGAGCGGGCGGAGGCGGCGCTGGCGGCGCTTCGGGAGCACTGCCGGATGGTGAAGGTGCTGGGGCGGTATCGGGCGGCTTAG
- a CDS encoding lmo0937 family membrane protein, protein MLWTITIILFLLWVVGLVSSYTLGGWIHILLVLAIIVLIYNLIAGRRVV, encoded by the coding sequence ATGCTCTGGACTATCACAATCATCCTATTCCTGCTGTGGGTTGTTGGCCTGGTAAGCAGCTACACGCTCGGAGGCTGGATCCACATCCTTTTGGTACTCGCCATTATTGTCCTGATCTACAACCTGATCGCCGGACGCCGCGTCGTTTGA
- a CDS encoding CsbD family protein: MNKDQISGKVEQLIGKVKQKAGESTGNQRIANQGVADQIRGSAKETWGHIKDTANEIKETAEAKHQADQDRARDSIASGTQSLKDRIADNLDNIQNDQRVEREHIKE; this comes from the coding sequence ATGAATAAAGATCAGATTTCTGGGAAAGTCGAACAACTCATCGGCAAAGTTAAACAAAAAGCTGGCGAATCAACGGGGAATCAGCGCATCGCAAATCAAGGTGTCGCCGACCAGATCAGAGGCTCTGCAAAAGAAACCTGGGGCCATATCAAAGACACCGCCAACGAGATCAAGGAGACTGCCGAGGCAAAACATCAAGCAGACCAGGATCGTGCGCGCGACAGTATCGCATCTGGCACGCAAAGCCTCAAAGACCGGATCGCCGACAATCTCGACAACATCCAAAATGACCAGCGTGTTGAACGCGAGCACATCAAAGAATAG
- a CDS encoding UbiA-like polyprenyltransferase codes for MASLLKSTRVTLEMIKWEHSVFALPFALTGAVLAAGGWPAWRVLGWIVVCMVAARSAAMAFNRLADAGLDAENPRTAMRAIPAGLLSRGFVAGFVAVSAGVFLLAAARLNRLTLELAPVALAVVLAYSLMKRVTRWSHLVLGLALGIAPSAAWIAVRGSLDWRIVVLTGAVLLWVGGFDVLYACQDFEHDRRVGLKSVPQAFGVRGAFWIARGMHLGMLALLCWLVVLFGLGKVSVLGVVVVALLLLYEHSIVSPGDLRRMNAAFFTLNGIISVLFFGFVAADVLLRR; via the coding sequence ATGGCTTCTTTGTTGAAGAGTACTCGGGTGACGCTTGAGATGATCAAGTGGGAGCACTCGGTGTTTGCGCTGCCGTTTGCTTTGACCGGCGCGGTGTTGGCGGCTGGCGGCTGGCCAGCGTGGCGTGTGCTGGGTTGGATTGTGGTGTGCATGGTTGCGGCACGGTCGGCGGCGATGGCGTTCAACCGGCTGGCGGATGCTGGGCTGGATGCGGAGAATCCGAGAACGGCGATGCGGGCGATTCCGGCGGGTTTGTTGAGTCGCGGGTTTGTTGCAGGGTTCGTGGCGGTTTCGGCTGGGGTGTTTCTGCTGGCGGCGGCGCGGCTGAACCGGTTGACGCTGGAACTTGCTCCGGTGGCGCTGGCGGTGGTGCTGGCGTACAGCCTGATGAAGCGGGTGACACGGTGGTCGCACCTGGTGCTGGGACTGGCGCTTGGGATTGCGCCTTCGGCGGCGTGGATTGCGGTGCGCGGGTCGCTGGACTGGCGGATCGTGGTGCTAACTGGAGCGGTGTTGCTGTGGGTGGGTGGGTTCGACGTGTTGTATGCGTGCCAGGACTTTGAACATGATCGCCGCGTGGGGTTGAAGAGTGTGCCGCAGGCGTTCGGGGTGCGCGGCGCGTTCTGGATTGCGCGTGGGATGCACCTGGGGATGCTGGCGCTGCTGTGCTGGCTGGTGGTGCTGTTCGGGTTGGGGAAGGTTTCGGTGCTGGGAGTGGTGGTGGTGGCGCTGCTGCTGCTGTATGAGCACTCGATCGTCTCGCCGGGCGATTTGCGGCGGATGAATGCGGCGTTTTTTACGCTGAATGGGATCATCTCGGTGCTGTTCTTTGGATTTGTCGCGGCAGACGTTCTGCTGCGGAGATAG
- a CDS encoding BON domain-containing protein, whose product MRSRFVGWLCVLVLCCTAMSLAQVDSATSRYDSQIRAEMSRALGGRRFRAVKAEVHDGIVTLTGTVQVYSAKTDASRRAHRRRYVRGVENLIEVAGPVVDDDTLRNKLSEKIAYDRIGYGTTAFNAFTIGVKNGVVTLGGVAYGPVDKDSAVSLVSNYPGVKGVEDKIELAPLSPMDDRIRLAEARAIYGAPQLNRYAIDPAKPIRITVVHGNVTLTGLVDTQSDKDVAFVRAGGVPGVFKVINLLQVAGAAPEK is encoded by the coding sequence ATGAGATCGAGGTTTGTGGGTTGGCTCTGCGTGTTGGTGCTGTGCTGTACGGCGATGAGTCTGGCCCAGGTGGATAGTGCAACTAGCAGATATGACTCGCAGATTCGGGCTGAGATGTCTCGGGCACTTGGTGGCCGGAGATTTCGAGCAGTGAAGGCTGAGGTCCACGACGGTATCGTGACACTGACCGGGACGGTTCAGGTTTACAGCGCGAAGACGGATGCGAGCAGGCGTGCGCATCGCAGACGATATGTACGTGGCGTTGAGAATCTGATTGAGGTTGCAGGGCCGGTGGTCGATGACGATACTCTGCGAAACAAGCTCTCGGAGAAGATTGCATATGACCGTATCGGTTATGGGACAACGGCGTTCAATGCATTCACGATCGGAGTGAAGAACGGGGTGGTGACGCTGGGTGGCGTAGCGTACGGGCCCGTGGACAAGGACTCGGCGGTGAGCCTGGTGTCGAACTATCCGGGGGTGAAGGGTGTGGAGGACAAGATTGAGCTTGCTCCGCTGTCTCCGATGGATGACCGTATTCGCCTGGCAGAAGCGCGTGCAATATATGGTGCGCCACAGTTGAACCGCTATGCGATTGATCCGGCGAAGCCGATTCGGATTACCGTGGTCCACGGCAATGTGACATTGACTGGACTGGTTGATACCCAGAGCGACAAGGATGTGGCTTTTGTCCGTGCAGGTGGCGTTCCGGGCGTCTTCAAGGTGATTAATCTGTTGCAGGTTGCTGGAGCGGCTCCGGAGAAGTAG
- a CDS encoding translocation/assembly module TamB domain-containing protein: protein MSDLERKLSEKKERLEAKVKDEVQKVKRSLASQIGRVVLWTVGSAVALAAVLFLTFAWYSTTSDFEHRVNAEVVKVLEDATGGQVEIKAIHFHLWHLAVGVDGLVIHGLEGPGEAPYLSVDRIEAQVRIVSFFSHLTGSGLASYVNLNSLTVEHPQFHLIVDKDGKTNQPVPKHPSTSNTPVMDTLLDLKAGEVLLANGVALLNDRAIPFDVAARDLDAEVHYISATERYGATVDLEDLRTKLKQEPEAHSVLHMEAQVGRDIAEVTKLDFASGKNSTLEATASLTHFAQPEWQIAAKGNLELKQVSALTGVDGLSAGTVDLDMKGHSCAVASAPEKQGFWRRFEAKRAKAPQPEPGCVSGYLITGAAKIHGVAYRDEYIRTQGVDGGATLHITPDELLLTSMMARLPGGGIAAGDMRIENWLGNAPVEKGKKPQPSHAFIDATLTKMPLRTIMDVTAPEHYGDLGFDTAVSGPVKVEWLGTNDVASTVEVDGKLAFAPTGVPRKGARSNVPVTGQTVAHYSGKNETVMIQQIALRTPGSTLEASGVLGVNNGDALTMLRTDLTVSNLGDFDQLLTTLDLEANGKRGAAAIPVVLHGSLQFNGTARGAVRDLDVKGHVQAENVEFALDQTDASIDSVTSDAEYSPDGGLAIANATVRRGSAVLNAEGTLVPRKEVSKRGVASYVWDSGMAVDATVQLADASMTDAMQIAGVKEIPVTGTVALNAHVTGTFDNMSGGGHISLVNGEAYGEPYESVGADLVAQGKDIEADNVVLKLHGMQIDGRGGYDMGSEHLHGHVEGHDLVLSKFVVVQRAKTGLDGVASMVADADGTVSQPGLKASVKLDGVTYKGQAAGNAVADVHSEGKNLYYTINSTLLGAKIDANGQVQMAGDFPAQGKVTVTGLDVGKPLAMFGASGIKAQSMINGSVTVSGPLKTPKLLSGEGVFNQVDVKLQGVELKAAEPLRIGLQNGVATLEQVHITGQDTDMRASGTAQLFGSTDPKGGKLDVKATGSVSVALLHTFDPDLNSSGKMEFTIAAGGRVMKPALTGRVQFDNVNIAMDGVPNGLSNMNGTLVFNQDRLQVEKLTATTGGGQLNIGGSIRYQNGVYADLTATGDTVRVRLYGLSATANAKLRLQGGPDSSLLSGNILLTRFGVGADVDFAAFSSVGGVSAPPDPNAPANKIRLDVHITSAPQLDFQNSYAKLAGSVDLTIRGTVAVPSVLGRIEINDGSATFAGTKYQLQRGEIYFTNPVRIDPTIDLDATARVETYDITVGLHGTATNLKPTYRSEPPLSESDIFALLALGRTQEEAQLYQEKQMQAGTDPTTSALLGGALNATVSNRVEKLFGVGSVKIDPAFVGTLGNSSARITVQQQLSRQITATFATNVNSSAQQLIQVEYDLNPTSSIVVTRDESGVFSIVYKLRRRYR, encoded by the coding sequence GTGAGCGACCTGGAGCGGAAGCTGTCGGAGAAGAAGGAGCGTCTGGAGGCGAAGGTCAAGGACGAAGTGCAGAAGGTGAAGCGCTCGCTGGCATCGCAGATTGGACGAGTCGTGCTTTGGACGGTGGGCAGCGCGGTGGCGCTTGCTGCGGTGCTGTTTCTGACGTTTGCGTGGTATTCGACGACGTCGGACTTTGAGCACAGAGTGAATGCCGAAGTTGTGAAGGTGCTGGAAGACGCGACCGGCGGGCAGGTGGAGATCAAGGCGATCCATTTTCACCTGTGGCATCTTGCGGTTGGTGTGGATGGGCTGGTGATTCATGGACTCGAAGGTCCGGGTGAGGCGCCGTATCTTTCGGTAGACAGAATCGAGGCGCAGGTGAGGATCGTCAGCTTTTTTTCTCATCTGACTGGCAGCGGGCTAGCGTCGTATGTGAATTTGAACTCATTGACGGTGGAGCATCCGCAGTTTCATCTGATCGTCGACAAGGACGGCAAGACGAACCAGCCGGTGCCGAAGCATCCGAGCACGAGCAATACTCCGGTGATGGATACGCTGCTTGATTTGAAGGCGGGCGAGGTGTTGCTGGCCAATGGTGTTGCGCTGTTGAATGATCGCGCGATTCCGTTTGACGTGGCGGCGCGTGATCTTGATGCAGAGGTGCATTACATCTCTGCGACGGAGCGCTACGGTGCGACGGTTGATCTGGAAGACCTGCGCACGAAGCTCAAGCAGGAGCCGGAGGCGCACTCGGTGCTGCACATGGAGGCGCAGGTTGGCAGGGACATAGCTGAGGTGACGAAGCTGGACTTCGCCAGTGGGAAGAACTCAACGCTGGAGGCGACGGCGAGCCTGACGCACTTCGCTCAACCGGAGTGGCAGATTGCGGCAAAAGGCAATCTGGAGTTGAAGCAGGTTTCAGCGCTGACGGGTGTGGATGGATTGAGCGCGGGCACCGTTGATCTGGATATGAAGGGGCATAGCTGCGCGGTCGCGTCGGCGCCTGAGAAGCAGGGGTTCTGGCGGAGGTTTGAGGCGAAGAGGGCAAAGGCCCCGCAGCCGGAGCCGGGCTGTGTGTCGGGTTATTTGATTACGGGCGCGGCGAAGATCCATGGTGTGGCGTATCGCGACGAGTACATACGGACGCAGGGTGTCGATGGCGGAGCGACGCTGCATATCACTCCGGATGAGTTGTTATTGACCTCGATGATGGCGCGCTTGCCTGGTGGAGGAATCGCGGCGGGCGATATGCGGATTGAGAACTGGCTGGGCAATGCGCCTGTCGAAAAGGGGAAAAAGCCGCAGCCTTCGCACGCATTCATCGATGCCACGCTGACGAAGATGCCTCTGCGCACGATCATGGACGTGACTGCGCCGGAGCACTATGGCGACCTGGGATTCGATACAGCCGTATCGGGACCTGTGAAGGTGGAATGGCTTGGCACGAATGATGTTGCTTCGACGGTTGAGGTAGATGGGAAGCTCGCGTTTGCGCCGACCGGCGTGCCGCGCAAGGGCGCACGCTCGAATGTTCCAGTGACGGGCCAGACGGTGGCGCACTACTCGGGCAAGAACGAGACGGTGATGATTCAGCAGATCGCGCTGCGCACGCCTGGCTCGACACTGGAGGCGTCGGGCGTGTTGGGCGTGAACAATGGCGATGCTCTGACGATGCTGCGGACGGATTTGACGGTGAGCAATCTGGGGGACTTCGACCAGTTGCTGACGACGCTTGATCTGGAAGCGAATGGCAAGCGGGGCGCGGCGGCGATTCCAGTCGTGCTGCATGGGTCGTTGCAGTTCAATGGAACGGCGCGTGGAGCGGTGCGTGATCTCGACGTGAAGGGACATGTGCAGGCGGAGAATGTCGAGTTTGCGCTGGACCAGACGGATGCGTCGATCGACTCCGTGACGAGTGATGCTGAATATTCGCCCGATGGCGGGTTGGCGATTGCGAATGCTACGGTCCGGCGCGGAAGCGCGGTGCTGAATGCCGAGGGAACGCTGGTGCCTCGTAAGGAGGTGTCGAAGCGCGGTGTGGCGAGCTATGTATGGGACAGCGGCATGGCCGTCGATGCAACGGTGCAGCTGGCCGATGCCAGCATGACCGATGCGATGCAGATTGCCGGCGTCAAGGAGATTCCTGTGACAGGGACTGTGGCGTTGAACGCGCACGTAACGGGCACGTTCGACAACATGAGCGGCGGTGGGCATATTTCGCTCGTGAATGGTGAGGCGTATGGCGAGCCGTATGAATCGGTAGGCGCGGACCTGGTGGCACAGGGCAAGGACATCGAAGCTGACAATGTCGTACTGAAGCTGCACGGAATGCAGATCGATGGCAGAGGCGGATACGACATGGGCTCGGAGCACCTGCATGGGCACGTCGAAGGGCATGATCTGGTGCTCTCGAAGTTCGTTGTCGTGCAGCGTGCGAAGACTGGACTGGACGGAGTGGCCAGCATGGTTGCGGATGCAGATGGAACGGTCTCGCAACCTGGTTTGAAGGCGAGTGTGAAGCTCGATGGCGTTACCTACAAAGGACAGGCCGCTGGGAACGCGGTGGCCGATGTGCATAGCGAAGGCAAGAACCTCTATTACACGATCAACTCGACTCTGCTTGGGGCAAAGATTGATGCCAACGGACAGGTGCAGATGGCGGGCGATTTTCCTGCACAGGGCAAGGTGACGGTGACGGGGCTTGATGTGGGCAAGCCCCTGGCGATGTTCGGTGCAAGCGGGATCAAAGCGCAATCGATGATCAACGGCTCGGTGACGGTGAGCGGGCCGTTGAAGACGCCCAAATTGCTGAGCGGCGAAGGTGTGTTCAATCAGGTGGACGTGAAGCTGCAGGGTGTTGAGTTGAAGGCTGCCGAGCCTCTGCGGATTGGATTGCAGAACGGAGTCGCTACGCTGGAGCAGGTTCACATCACCGGGCAGGACACGGACATGCGTGCAAGCGGCACGGCGCAGTTGTTTGGCTCGACTGATCCGAAGGGCGGGAAGCTGGATGTGAAGGCGACGGGCAGTGTGAGCGTTGCCCTGCTGCACACCTTCGATCCTGACCTGAATTCAAGCGGGAAGATGGAGTTCACGATTGCGGCGGGCGGCAGAGTGATGAAGCCTGCGCTGACTGGGCGCGTGCAGTTCGACAACGTGAACATTGCGATGGATGGCGTGCCGAATGGGCTGAGCAATATGAACGGCACGCTGGTCTTTAACCAGGACAGGTTGCAGGTGGAGAAGCTGACCGCGACGACCGGCGGCGGACAACTGAATATTGGTGGTTCGATCCGTTACCAGAATGGCGTGTATGCAGACCTGACAGCAACTGGTGATACTGTGCGCGTGCGGTTGTATGGGCTGAGCGCGACTGCGAATGCGAAGCTGCGGCTGCAGGGAGGGCCAGATAGTTCGCTGCTAAGTGGGAATATTCTGCTGACGCGGTTTGGCGTGGGTGCGGATGTGGACTTTGCGGCATTCTCGTCGGTCGGCGGCGTGAGCGCACCTCCGGACCCGAACGCGCCGGCAAATAAGATTCGGCTGGATGTGCATATCACGAGCGCTCCGCAGTTAGACTTTCAGAACTCGTATGCGAAGCTGGCTGGGTCGGTAGATTTGACGATTCGCGGAACGGTTGCGGTGCCGTCAGTGTTGGGCCGTATCGAGATTAACGATGGGAGCGCTACGTTTGCCGGGACGAAGTATCAGCTACAGCGCGGAGAGATCTACTTCACGAATCCGGTGCGGATCGATCCGACGATTGATCTGGATGCAACGGCGCGTGTCGAGACGTACGACATTACGGTGGGATTGCATGGGACGGCTACAAACCTGAAGCCGACGTATCGTTCGGAGCCTCCACTGAGCGAGAGTGATATTTTTGCGCTGCTGGCGCTGGGGCGCACGCAGGAAGAAGCGCAGCTTTACCAAGAGAAGCAGATGCAGGCGGGAACGGATCCGACGACGAGTGCTTTGCTTGGCGGCGCGTTGAATGCAACGGTGAGCAATCGTGTGGAGAAGCTATTCGGAGTGGGTAGCGTGAAGATTGATCCGGCGTTTGTCGGAACGCTGGGCAATTCGTCGGCACGTATTACGGTGCAGCAGCAATTGTCGCGACAGATTACGGCAACGTTTGCGACAAATGTGAACTCCTCGGCGCAGCAATTAATCCAGGTGGAATACGACCTGAATCCCACTTCGTCGATTGTAGTGACGCGTGATGAATCGGGCGTGTTCAGTATTGTGTATAAGTTGCGGCGGCGCTATCGGTAG
- a CDS encoding SurA N-terminal domain-containing protein: MLVAGNNPARWRAVAVCLVVLLAAQARGLPQATQAAAATTTANTAQGVVLDRVVAVVNGDVILESDVDEERRFEEIQPYRQAGTFSRDKAIQRLIDRKLILQQADFEPEDKVTDAELNKQIATLRKDIPACTQYNCESDAGWTKYLADHGFTVEEFADRWRQRMELLRFIEMRFRAGISISDAQIKDYYEKTMLPEYAARHVAPPQLDTISKRIEEVLLQQQVGNLLQDWLKSLRAQGSVRILSPGEVAP; this comes from the coding sequence ATGTTGGTGGCGGGAAACAATCCGGCGCGCTGGCGAGCAGTGGCGGTGTGTCTTGTTGTGCTGCTCGCGGCGCAGGCGCGGGGATTGCCGCAGGCGACGCAGGCCGCTGCTGCGACCACTACTGCGAACACCGCTCAAGGAGTCGTGCTGGATCGGGTTGTCGCTGTGGTGAATGGCGATGTGATTTTAGAGAGCGATGTGGATGAGGAGAGGCGGTTTGAGGAGATACAGCCTTACCGCCAGGCAGGAACCTTCTCGCGGGACAAGGCGATTCAGCGGTTGATCGATCGCAAGCTCATTTTGCAGCAGGCGGACTTCGAGCCGGAAGACAAGGTGACGGATGCAGAGCTGAACAAACAGATTGCTACGCTGCGCAAGGATATTCCTGCCTGCACGCAATACAACTGCGAGAGCGATGCGGGCTGGACGAAGTATCTTGCTGATCATGGCTTCACGGTGGAGGAGTTTGCGGATCGCTGGCGGCAGCGGATGGAGTTGCTGCGATTTATCGAGATGCGGTTCCGTGCGGGGATCAGCATCTCGGATGCGCAGATCAAGGATTACTACGAGAAGACGATGCTGCCGGAGTATGCGGCGCGGCATGTGGCTCCGCCGCAACTCGACACGATCTCGAAGCGGATTGAGGAGGTGCTGCTACAGCAGCAGGTGGGAAATCTGCTGCAGGATTGGTTGAAGTCGCTGAGGGCGCAGGGGAGCGTGCGCATCTTGTCTCCCGGTGAGGTGGCGCCGTGA